Genomic window (Pueribacillus theae):
AAATGCGGAGAAACTAAACCGTCTATTCGGTGTTGTTGATTGGGAAAGTTTTGAAATTGTAAAATTTCATTGCATGCTGAGCTATGCAGCCCAATACAACCGGGATTTACTTATTTATCAAAGATTACAAACAAAGGAAAAAAGCATCACGGCTGCAGTTTAAAACGGATGAACCGAACCATTCATCCGTTTTTTCATTTAAAGAAAGCATAAATTTGTCTCTTTCGCAAATTTAGACCAATCTGGCTTCTGAACTTTGACTAAATCGATATACGAAACCGGTCTTTTTCGCTGATTTCTACAAGTCCAACTTCTCATTTCTAACTTCTAGAACTGAACGACGCTTCAGCGTCTTTGTTCTTTTTCTTCTTCCTTCGCCGCTTTGTCTGCTTTTTTAAAATCTTTCGGATAAAT
Coding sequences:
- a CDS encoding YfhE family protein, with product MDERNEPHEMMTEKANGLSSTQEVIYPKDFKKADKAAKEEEKEQRR